A genomic stretch from Chitinophaga agri includes:
- a CDS encoding FAD-binding and (Fe-S)-binding domain-containing protein — translation MRDKLRELARDLTGTLYDDDTMRTLYATDASAYREMPLAVAIPANEQDIKTLIAFARANKTSLIPRTAGTSLAGQVVGNGIIVDVSRTFTKILEINTEEHWVRVQPGVIRDELNMFLKPYGFYFGPETSTANRAMIGGMVGNNSCGSNSVVYGSTRDHLLEVKAILSDGSDVVFNAISSDEFHARCERNDNSLETTVYRQVRTILGNHSNQEEIRREFPKPSITRRNTGYAVDLLLETAPFTAGKEDFNFCKLIAGSEGTLAFLTEIKLNVSPLPPKETGLLCVHFNSIDESLRANIIAMRYKPSASELIDHFILECTKDNIEQSKNRFFVQGDPGAILVVEFCRDTREAISEIANELTTELQAAGLGYHFPLLFGDDTKKIWTLRKAGLGLLSNLPGDEKAVPVIEDTAIDIEDLPAYIRDFNEILKGYGLYSVHYAHAGSGEIHLRPIINLKTEEGNLLFRKIAEEIATLVKKYNGSLSGEHGDGRLRGEFIRQMIGEKNYTLLRELKYTWDPENIFNPNKIVDTPSMNSMLRYTPGQKAPELKTVFHFPDQTLLQHAEQCNGSGDCRKTEKSGGTMCPSYMATRNEKDTTRARANILREFLTHSNKENRFDHKEIYEVLDLCLACKGCKSECPSNVDMAKLKMEFLQHYHDANGVPFRAKLISNFTRLNGLATIAPGIYNWMINTPLTSHLIKKTSGFAIKRSLPELQSTTLRNWFSKQWPKEKATLPAAKQPVYLFCDEFTNFNDTHIGIKAVKLLHRLGYDVQMVEHPESARAWMSKGLLRKARNFAEENVRIFSAIINNDTPLLGVEPSAILSFRDEYPDLVREEFRAQAKQLAPNVLLIDEFLSREAAAGNISSSLFTTEKRQVKLHGHCQQKALSTPLHSKNILSLPANYAVEIIPSGCCGMAGSFGYEKEHYDLSMQIGEMVLFPAVRNAAAETIIAAPGTSCRHQVKDGTGKKAQHPVEVLYEALKETTNQE, via the coding sequence ATGCGAGATAAGCTAAGGGAACTCGCCCGTGACTTGACGGGTACCCTATACGATGATGATACCATGCGTACGCTGTACGCCACCGACGCATCCGCCTACAGGGAAATGCCACTGGCAGTAGCCATCCCGGCAAATGAACAGGACATTAAAACACTGATCGCCTTCGCGCGTGCTAATAAAACCTCACTCATACCTCGCACCGCCGGTACCTCTCTCGCCGGACAGGTAGTAGGAAACGGCATTATAGTGGATGTCTCAAGGACCTTTACCAAGATACTGGAAATCAATACAGAAGAGCATTGGGTACGTGTACAGCCGGGTGTGATCAGGGATGAACTGAACATGTTCCTGAAGCCCTACGGATTTTACTTCGGTCCTGAAACGTCAACAGCCAACAGGGCCATGATCGGTGGTATGGTGGGGAACAACTCCTGCGGCTCCAACTCTGTCGTATACGGCAGCACCCGCGACCATCTGCTGGAAGTAAAAGCCATCCTCAGTGACGGATCTGATGTCGTATTCAACGCCATCTCGTCCGATGAGTTCCATGCCCGCTGTGAAAGAAATGACAACAGCCTTGAAACGACCGTCTACCGTCAGGTACGTACTATACTGGGCAATCACTCCAACCAGGAGGAGATCCGCCGGGAATTCCCCAAACCAAGCATTACCCGTCGTAATACGGGTTATGCAGTAGACCTCCTGCTGGAAACCGCCCCCTTCACTGCTGGTAAAGAAGATTTCAACTTCTGTAAGCTGATAGCGGGATCGGAAGGTACCCTGGCCTTCCTCACAGAGATCAAACTAAATGTCTCCCCACTGCCGCCTAAAGAAACAGGACTGCTGTGTGTACACTTCAATAGCATCGATGAGTCCCTGCGCGCCAATATTATCGCTATGCGGTATAAGCCGAGCGCCAGTGAGCTTATTGACCACTTCATCCTGGAATGTACCAAGGATAATATTGAACAAAGTAAGAACCGCTTCTTCGTACAGGGCGATCCGGGCGCGATCCTCGTGGTAGAGTTCTGCCGCGATACCAGGGAAGCAATTTCGGAAATAGCCAATGAGCTGACCACCGAACTGCAGGCAGCCGGATTAGGTTACCATTTCCCACTACTCTTCGGAGATGATACCAAGAAGATCTGGACGCTGCGTAAGGCAGGTCTTGGTCTGCTCAGTAACCTGCCTGGTGACGAAAAAGCAGTGCCGGTGATCGAGGATACCGCGATCGATATTGAAGACCTCCCGGCTTACATCCGCGATTTCAATGAGATCCTGAAGGGATACGGACTCTATTCCGTTCACTATGCCCACGCCGGTAGCGGTGAGATCCACCTTCGTCCTATTATCAACCTGAAAACGGAAGAAGGTAACCTGCTATTCAGAAAGATCGCGGAAGAGATTGCGACACTTGTAAAGAAATATAATGGTTCCCTGAGCGGGGAACACGGAGATGGCCGTTTGCGTGGAGAATTCATCCGGCAGATGATCGGTGAAAAGAACTATACACTACTGCGTGAGCTGAAATATACCTGGGACCCGGAGAATATCTTCAATCCGAATAAGATCGTGGATACGCCGAGCATGAACAGCATGCTGCGTTATACCCCCGGACAAAAAGCCCCTGAGCTGAAAACGGTCTTCCACTTTCCGGACCAGACCTTATTGCAACATGCCGAGCAATGTAACGGCTCGGGTGACTGCCGTAAGACCGAAAAGAGCGGCGGTACCATGTGTCCAAGCTACATGGCGACCCGTAATGAGAAAGATACTACCCGCGCCAGGGCAAACATTTTACGTGAGTTCCTGACGCATTCCAATAAAGAGAACCGCTTCGATCATAAAGAGATCTACGAGGTACTGGACCTCTGCCTGGCCTGTAAAGGTTGTAAATCAGAATGCCCATCCAACGTGGATATGGCCAAGCTGAAAATGGAGTTCCTGCAGCATTATCATGATGCTAACGGTGTTCCTTTCAGGGCAAAGCTGATCAGTAATTTTACGCGTCTGAATGGCCTGGCGACCATCGCTCCGGGCATCTACAACTGGATGATCAATACACCACTGACAAGTCATCTGATCAAAAAAACATCCGGTTTTGCGATTAAACGCTCACTGCCTGAGCTGCAATCCACTACCCTCAGAAACTGGTTCAGTAAACAGTGGCCAAAAGAAAAAGCGACGTTACCTGCGGCGAAGCAACCGGTGTATCTTTTCTGTGATGAATTTACCAACTTCAATGATACCCATATTGGTATCAAAGCGGTAAAACTGTTACACCGGCTGGGTTACGACGTACAGATGGTAGAACATCCGGAAAGTGCGCGTGCCTGGATGTCCAAAGGACTGCTGCGTAAAGCACGCAATTTTGCAGAAGAGAATGTGCGCATCTTCAGCGCTATCATCAATAACGATACACCATTACTGGGTGTAGAACCTTCTGCCATCCTGAGTTTCCGCGATGAATATCCGGACCTGGTAAGAGAAGAGTTCAGGGCACAGGCCAAACAACTTGCACCAAATGTATTACTGATAGACGAGTTCCTGAGCCGGGAAGCCGCCGCCGGCAATATCTCCTCCTCTCTGTTCACAACGGAAAAGAGACAGGTGAAACTGCATGGGCATTGTCAGCAGAAAGCATTGTCTACACCATTGCACAGCAAAAACATCCTGTCCCTGCCTGCTAACTATGCAGTAGAGATCATCCCTTCCGGATGTTGTGGTATGGCGGGTTCTTTCGGTTATGAAAAAGAACACTATGACCTGTCCATGCAGATCGGTGAAATGGTCTTATTCCCCGCGGTACGCAATGCGGCCGCAGAAACGATCATTGCCGCTCCCGGTACCAGTTGCAGGCATCAGGTGAAGGATGGCACAGGTAAGAAAGCGCAGCATCCGGTGGAGGTATTGTATGAGGCACTGAAGGAAACCACGAATCAGGAATAA
- a CDS encoding DUF72 domain-containing protein, which translates to MDFGRVDPAMLDEIDFKLPAEPSFNKAVLKGKAVKKPKIFLGCAKWGRKEWIGKIYPKGTKEANFLDQYVHHYNSIELNATHYKIYGPTEIARWDARAEGRDFKFCPKVPQSISHYSNLVDATQKTTEFLEGVLAFGDHLGPIFLQVSDKYSPKRKDNLYKYLESLPQDLQFFLEVRHPEWYSDNKIRDELFTTLRKLNVGAVITDTAGRRDCAHMHMPIRKAFIRYVGNSLHPTDYVRIDDWISRIHYWLQRGLQELYFFMHMHDEAYSPELTVYMVDRFKEICDIELQKPIFVEQSGELFR; encoded by the coding sequence ATGGATTTCGGTCGTGTGGATCCGGCAATGCTGGATGAAATAGATTTCAAACTGCCTGCTGAACCTTCGTTTAATAAAGCTGTTCTCAAAGGCAAAGCCGTTAAGAAGCCAAAGATCTTTCTGGGCTGCGCCAAGTGGGGCCGTAAGGAATGGATTGGTAAGATCTATCCCAAAGGTACCAAAGAAGCCAATTTCCTCGATCAGTACGTTCACCATTATAACAGTATCGAACTCAACGCCACTCATTATAAGATCTACGGCCCTACTGAGATCGCCAGATGGGATGCCCGTGCCGAAGGCAGGGATTTTAAGTTCTGCCCCAAGGTGCCGCAAAGCATCAGCCACTACAGCAATCTTGTAGATGCCACTCAAAAGACGACTGAGTTCCTCGAAGGCGTACTTGCTTTCGGTGATCACCTGGGTCCCATCTTCCTGCAGGTGAGCGATAAATACTCCCCTAAAAGAAAAGATAACCTCTACAAATACCTGGAGAGCCTGCCGCAGGACCTCCAGTTCTTCCTGGAAGTAAGACATCCCGAGTGGTATAGTGATAACAAAATCAGGGATGAGCTGTTCACTACATTACGTAAACTTAATGTAGGCGCTGTGATCACAGATACAGCCGGTCGCCGGGACTGTGCACATATGCATATGCCCATTCGCAAGGCATTCATCCGCTATGTGGGCAACAGCCTGCATCCTACTGACTATGTCCGTATTGACGACTGGATCTCCCGCATTCACTACTGGCTGCAACGCGGCTTACAGGAACTGTACTTTTTCATGCACATGCATGATGAAGCCTATTCGCCTGAACTGACTGTCTATATGGTGGACAGGTTTAAGGAAATATGTGATATTGAATTACAGAAGCCCATTTTTGTCGAACAAAGCGGCGAACTATTCAGGTAA
- a CDS encoding glycogen synthase has translation MEILHISAECYPIAKVGGLADVVGALPKYQFEAGHIAKVVMPAYNTRFFHKHEFELVHQGGCWLGHSWHHFNVWREVTNVLGFDLYMVDIPGLLDTERVYGYYNDTDRFLTFQIAVLDWLNEWQHHPDVVHVHDHHTALIPFMMTHSYKYERLRNIATVLTIHNAQYQGQFGWDRLYQLPGFDLWKAGLLGWDGAINPLAAGIKCAWKFTTVSPSYLEEMYTSAAGLEALMNYEKGKAIGILNGIDVNVWDPATDPMLPVNYDLKTFVTAKRDIKQQLCEQYNLDPELPLISFIGRLVGEKGADLLPEIIGRSIFEQKQQVNFLLLGSGDRHVEWSLQQTRLLTADNFNVQFGYDEALSHRIYAGSDFLLMPSRVEPCGLNQMYALRYGTIPIVRSVGGLKDTVTDFGDPGGFGIRFVHAEAWDACQAVDRAVKLYSNTAQLQGIIKTIMQLDHSWDSAAAEYLQLYSSVVVR, from the coding sequence ATGGAGATTTTACACATTAGCGCGGAATGTTACCCTATAGCGAAAGTAGGAGGTCTGGCAGATGTGGTAGGGGCATTGCCCAAGTACCAGTTTGAAGCAGGACATATAGCCAAGGTCGTGATGCCCGCTTACAACACCCGTTTTTTTCACAAACACGAATTTGAACTCGTACACCAGGGTGGTTGCTGGTTAGGACACAGCTGGCACCATTTTAACGTATGGAGAGAGGTTACCAATGTACTGGGCTTCGATCTCTATATGGTGGACATCCCTGGACTGCTGGATACGGAGCGGGTATATGGTTATTACAATGACACAGATCGTTTCCTGACCTTCCAGATAGCAGTACTGGACTGGCTCAATGAGTGGCAGCATCATCCGGATGTGGTGCATGTACATGATCATCATACGGCCCTTATCCCGTTTATGATGACTCATTCATACAAGTATGAGCGCCTTCGCAACATCGCCACTGTACTGACTATACACAATGCACAGTACCAGGGGCAGTTTGGATGGGACAGGCTGTATCAGCTGCCAGGGTTCGACCTCTGGAAAGCCGGCCTGCTGGGCTGGGACGGTGCTATCAATCCGTTGGCCGCAGGTATTAAATGTGCCTGGAAATTTACAACGGTATCACCTAGTTATCTTGAAGAGATGTATACCAGTGCCGCCGGACTGGAGGCCCTGATGAACTATGAAAAAGGCAAGGCGATCGGTATATTGAATGGTATAGATGTGAATGTATGGGACCCGGCTACGGACCCGATGTTACCAGTGAACTATGACCTGAAGACATTTGTTACAGCAAAACGTGACATAAAGCAACAACTTTGTGAGCAATATAACCTCGATCCGGAACTACCGTTGATCTCCTTTATTGGGCGGTTAGTGGGAGAGAAGGGGGCGGACCTGTTACCTGAAATCATCGGCAGGTCTATATTTGAACAAAAACAACAAGTGAATTTTCTATTGTTGGGAAGCGGAGACCGACATGTGGAATGGTCATTGCAACAGACACGATTATTGACAGCTGATAATTTTAATGTGCAGTTCGGATACGATGAGGCTTTGTCACACAGGATCTATGCAGGAAGCGATTTTCTGCTGATGCCGAGCAGGGTGGAACCCTGTGGGTTGAATCAGATGTATGCGCTCCGCTATGGTACAATTCCTATCGTACGAAGTGTTGGTGGATTAAAAGATACAGTCACAGACTTCGGAGACCCCGGCGGCTTTGGTATCCGGTTCGTTCATGCGGAAGCATGGGACGCCTGCCAGGCAGTTGACCGCGCTGTGAAACTTTATAGTAATACTGCACAATTGCAGGGTATTATTAAAACCATTATGCAGCTTGATCATTCATGGGACAGTGCAGCTGCTGAATATCTGCAATTATACAGCTCAGTTGTAGTCCGCTGA
- a CDS encoding glucose-1-phosphate adenylyltransferase, whose amino-acid sequence MSNAVISLILGGGSGTRLYPLTRKRSKPAVPVAGKYRLVDIPISNCLNADMNRIFVLTQFNSASLNKHIKNTYHFSHFSKAFVDILAAEQTPDNPTWYQGTADAVRQCLHHIDNFDFEYVLILSGDQLYQMDFREMLQHHIENQADVSIATIPVNAKDASDFGILKTDNNALITSFTEKPKQDVLAPWASPVSEEMQAEGRVYLASMGIYIFSRKTLYDLLNGQEAATDFGKELIPYAINADMKVVSYQYTGYWTDIGNISSFWEANLELTDEIPKFNLFDESHIIYSRARMLPPAKIAGSLKNTVISDGSIILDSQLDRCVVGIRTRIGRNSVITNSYIMGADYYQTLEDLEKAKAKGHPPMGIGDNCRINNAIIDKNCSIGNNVQINVGDPLPDGDHEKYAVKDGIVVIKNGMVLPDGFVI is encoded by the coding sequence ATGTCTAACGCAGTTATCTCCCTTATCTTAGGAGGCGGATCTGGTACCCGTCTATACCCCCTGACGCGCAAGCGTTCCAAGCCAGCAGTACCCGTTGCCGGTAAATACCGGTTAGTGGATATACCCATTTCAAATTGCCTGAATGCTGACATGAACCGCATTTTTGTGTTGACGCAGTTTAACTCAGCATCGTTAAACAAGCATATCAAAAATACTTATCATTTCAGCCACTTTAGTAAGGCATTCGTAGACATCCTGGCTGCGGAACAGACGCCTGATAACCCGACATGGTACCAGGGTACAGCCGATGCGGTACGCCAGTGTCTGCACCATATCGATAACTTCGACTTTGAATATGTGCTCATCCTTTCCGGTGACCAGCTGTATCAGATGGATTTTCGCGAAATGCTGCAACACCATATAGAAAATCAGGCCGACGTATCCATCGCCACCATTCCGGTGAACGCTAAGGATGCTTCTGACTTTGGTATTCTGAAAACAGACAATAACGCGCTGATCACTTCATTCACCGAAAAACCCAAACAGGACGTACTCGCTCCCTGGGCTTCCCCGGTAAGTGAGGAAATGCAGGCAGAAGGTAGGGTATACCTCGCCAGTATGGGTATCTATATCTTCAGCAGAAAGACCCTGTATGACCTGCTGAACGGACAGGAAGCTGCCACCGACTTCGGTAAGGAACTGATCCCGTATGCGATCAATGCCGACATGAAAGTGGTGAGCTATCAATACACAGGTTACTGGACTGACATTGGAAATATCAGCTCTTTCTGGGAGGCGAACCTTGAACTGACAGATGAAATTCCTAAGTTCAACCTCTTCGACGAGTCTCATATTATCTACTCACGCGCACGTATGCTGCCGCCGGCCAAGATTGCCGGCTCACTGAAGAATACTGTTATTTCTGATGGTAGCATTATTCTGGACAGTCAGCTGGATCGCTGCGTGGTGGGTATCAGGACACGTATCGGCAGAAACTCAGTTATCACCAACAGCTATATCATGGGGGCCGATTACTACCAGACGCTGGAAGACCTGGAAAAGGCGAAAGCCAAAGGCCATCCGCCAATGGGTATCGGCGACAATTGCCGTATCAATAACGCGATCATCGACAAGAACTGTAGCATCGGGAACAATGTACAGATCAATGTAGGCGATCCGTTACCGGATGGTGATCATGAGAAATATGCGGTGAAAGATGGTATTGTGGTGATCAAAAATGGCATGGTGCTGCCAGATGGATTTGTGATCTAA
- the bshC gene encoding bacillithiol biosynthesis cysteine-adding enzyme BshC produces the protein MEQPVSSIPYCKTGYFNQLVIDFLAEHPSLRPFYKYSPVKPDFEAAIQAKKAFSQQRDVLVEALTEQYEGLEITDSVRNNINSLLDQQTFTITTAHQPNIFTGYLYFAYKILQTIKLADQLRSQYPQYSFVPVYYMGSEDADLDELGHVYIDGKTINWPTQQAGAVGRMQPEGFDTLIDQVKQAVGYGPYAEELIALLRKAYLEHKNIQDATLYLVNELFGRYGLVVLVPDSPKLKKLFVPVMRDELFHQQSFGIVNETIAQLSQHHKVQANPREINLFYLTETSRERIVRVGDVWKVLHLPVEFTAATLEKELEEHPERFSPNVILRGMLQETILPNIAFIGGGGEIAYWLELQQLFIHYRVPYPALILRNSFLLADDNSLQRLQKLGLTIAELFEDPEDLITRFVQQHTNAALVLKDEYAAIEKLFDDLVLKAASIDVTLEASVGAERTRAVKSIGKLEHKFLRAEKKKFNWQSEQIRTLKKKLFPANSLQERKENFMPWYVTMGPAFFDLILENMDPLSDQFGIIAIRH, from the coding sequence ATGGAGCAACCTGTAAGCAGTATCCCGTATTGTAAAACCGGGTATTTTAATCAATTGGTTATAGATTTTCTGGCCGAGCATCCGAGTCTTCGTCCCTTTTATAAATATTCTCCCGTAAAGCCTGATTTTGAGGCCGCTATACAGGCAAAGAAAGCATTTTCACAACAAAGAGATGTACTGGTAGAAGCACTCACGGAGCAATATGAGGGGCTGGAAATTACCGACAGCGTTCGGAATAATATCAACAGCCTGCTGGACCAGCAGACTTTCACCATCACCACGGCACACCAGCCCAATATCTTCACCGGTTATTTATATTTTGCCTATAAAATACTGCAAACCATAAAGTTAGCTGATCAGCTACGTTCGCAGTATCCGCAATATAGCTTCGTGCCTGTATATTATATGGGCAGCGAAGATGCCGATCTTGATGAACTGGGACATGTGTATATTGACGGCAAGACCATCAACTGGCCTACCCAACAGGCCGGCGCGGTTGGCCGTATGCAACCGGAAGGTTTTGACACACTCATTGACCAGGTAAAACAAGCGGTGGGCTACGGCCCTTATGCGGAAGAGCTGATCGCCCTGTTGCGCAAAGCATATCTGGAACATAAGAATATTCAGGACGCGACCCTGTACCTCGTAAACGAGCTGTTTGGTCGTTACGGACTGGTGGTACTGGTGCCGGATTCTCCGAAGCTGAAGAAACTGTTTGTACCCGTTATGCGGGATGAACTGTTCCATCAGCAATCTTTCGGGATCGTGAATGAGACCATTGCGCAGCTCTCACAACATCATAAGGTGCAGGCGAATCCGCGCGAGATCAACCTGTTCTATCTCACGGAAACATCGCGCGAGCGTATCGTACGGGTGGGAGATGTCTGGAAAGTATTACACCTGCCGGTGGAGTTTACGGCGGCCACACTGGAGAAAGAGCTGGAAGAACATCCGGAGCGTTTCAGCCCGAATGTGATACTGAGAGGAATGTTGCAGGAGACGATCCTGCCTAATATCGCCTTTATTGGCGGTGGTGGTGAGATCGCCTACTGGCTGGAGTTACAGCAGTTGTTTATACACTACCGCGTTCCTTATCCGGCACTGATCCTGCGTAATTCCTTCCTGCTCGCAGATGATAACTCCCTGCAACGTTTACAGAAACTGGGACTTACCATCGCAGAGCTGTTTGAAGATCCGGAAGACCTGATTACGCGCTTTGTACAGCAGCATACCAATGCGGCACTGGTGCTGAAGGATGAATATGCGGCTATTGAGAAGCTGTTTGATGATCTGGTATTAAAAGCAGCCAGTATCGATGTGACACTGGAAGCATCTGTAGGCGCGGAACGTACAAGAGCAGTGAAATCTATCGGTAAACTTGAACATAAGTTCCTGCGTGCGGAAAAGAAGAAATTCAACTGGCAGTCGGAGCAGATCCGTACATTGAAAAAGAAATTATTCCCGGCTAATTCCCTGCAGGAGCGGAAGGAGAACTTCATGCCCTGGTATGTGACAATGGGGCCGGCGTTCTTTGATCTGATACTGGAAAATATGGACCCGCTGTCTGACCAGTTTGGGATCATAGCAATCAGGCATTAG